The window ACAAGTGCTATCAAAGACTACTCGTAATGAGTACTGCGCAagtatgattttattttttaaaaagactatTTTTCAGCAAATAAGACTATTATACACTTTGATCTTAAAAGCAAAAAAGCTTTGGGGCACCAGTCATGATTTGTTTCCCCTCCacaaatgtaacaaaacatGCCCTTTAAGGAAAACTGTACAGACCTTTTAGtaatacagaaaaatatttacAAGGGTGGTTGTctcataaaaagagaaaaagataagTAGTAAGAACAATGCATCAAGTCCAGCTTTGGCACTCCTCTTAATGTCAGCATCTGCACCACACATCAGTCCTGGCGctttgtgatgacatcacagacagTTACATTGCTGGTTCCACATTCAGTCATCTTAAGTCGGTGCATGATGGTCCGTGACTCAGCAGTCAATGATTCACTCGACCTTGAACAGAAACGGTAAGTCAAAATGACTGTTCTCTACCATggaggaaatacattttcagatATACTTTAAACCTTTAATCACATAAATTCAGAAGTACAGCCAAATTATTTTCCATATGAACTGAAAACTGTTCGATTTCATAATAGTATGCACTATTTGCATTTCCTGTGACAAAGGCCCTGTGCGTGTATGTGTCTACATGGATCACGCTAATGATGGTGTGAGTCCAAATATCATCCTGCCATCCCAGCATGCTATCTCCTTTTGGAGGGCCAATCAGAGTAATTGCCACGTAATAGCTTCCTGGGTAGCTGGAGACTGCAGCTGTGGCGTCTTAAAGGAACAGCTCAGCATTTATCTTGTTATTCAAGCCATCTCACACACTCAAAATCGATCTCTTACAAAGTCTTATAATGAGTCATGTGTTCCACTATGTTACTTATTTCTGATCCTTTCCCAAGTTCCTTAACAGTCCCTGTACCAGTGTTCTTTTAGAGATATTTCAACCCACCATCAACCAGTGACCCGTCCAGGTTGCTCCAAGGAAAGAACTTCACTGTCTGTTGCCAGTGTCGGTCTTTCCCCTCctgcttctccctcttctcccactGCCACAGTCACCTGTAGCCACCTGGCAAAGAACCAGATGAAAGGCTTAAACACGAGCAGACTCCTAAGAACTAAAAACAAATATAGGAGGATTTTCATatttaattaatgaaataagTAACACATGCATAGAATGGAGTCATTCAGCATCACAACTTGTCACAGCATCACAAAAAATCTTAAAATAACTACAGCTACTCCTTTAAAATTGGCAGTGAGTGGATCCTTTTGTCTGTATAACATCTCACACTAGAGAATAAATATAGGATAAAACAGCCGTTTCCTTTCCTTCACCCACCTCTCTTTGTCAGCAGTGCCGGAGCTGGTTTGGTCCGGTCTGGTTCGGCTCAGGTCTGTCACACTGTGGGCTAATCTGCCAGTCAGCCACTGGACTTTGTCTTGGTCAGACAGCTTGGAGGgatctgcagcagctgctgtgttCTCCCCGGCCTCCACTGTAACAGAGGAGAAAACAGTCAAAAAAGGGTACAAAACTCTGCagcaagaggggaaaaaaaacctcttccTAAACTCACCTTTCACAGTCTTGACTTCCAAGGAAACACTCTGTTTTTTGTCAGAACTCTTGCCGTTCTGTTCGTGGCCCGCTCTGTGCTGCACTACAATGTTTGGTCTTTCCATCCAGTCGAGAGTTTCCCCGTTCTTCAGAGCCGAGCGGTGGTCCTTGAACCAGCGAACAATGTCTGTGCGTCCAAGTCTAGTTTGGACCTCCAGCTGGCTGTACTCCTCAGGAGAAGGCCACCGAGTCCGACAGAACATCTGTGGTGACcgaaacacaaaacattttacACCCTAAAACGTAAATcatgatcaccatttcacagCAGAAACGCGATTGGCCAACCGGTGAGGTTGTATGCCTTGGCCAACCGGTGAGGTTGCAGTTACACCCATGTGTGTCCATACAAACCCCAATGAGGGGCAAGCAGATGTTGGCTTTTTGAACCTTGGTAATAAACAGACTCAAAACTCACTATTTGCTAAAGCCTTTCTTACCTCTCTGAGCAGATCAAGGGAGCGGCTGGTAATGGGCGCCGGGCTGGTGGAGGCCGACAGGATGGGAGGATGGGGagacgaggatgaggaggatgaagtgAGGATGGGAGGGGATGCCGAAGAGGAGAGGGTTGGAGGATGAGGGGAGGAGGCTGCGagcacaggaggagaggaggaggaggaagaggaggaggagagggcaggTGGGTAAGAGGGGGAGCGGAGAGGCTTCCCGCCGTGCTCTCGATGTGAAGCCCCGTTCAGCAGCGCTCCGGGCCGGTCTGCTCTGTCCTCTTTGCTCTTTGAAGACATGGCGAGTAAAGCCTTCTCCATGTTGTCCCTGAGGGCTCGGCGCTCTGAGAACCAGCAGTCCACCTCAGTCTTAGACAGCCTGGTCTCCTGGGCCAGCAGGTCTGCAGCAGGACAGAGTTCAGTGGATAAGCCAAGCGGTGTTGAGTCCAAGTGGAAGTGTTTTTTGGATACCTGGGAATTAAAGTCTCTCCGAGGGTCTTAAAAATGAGCTCATTAAAACAATTCTGCTATTCCTGCCTGCAGGAACCCACCAAAGACTGGCCTGCAGCTCCTTTGGTGTGGAAGAAATTAAGTCACGTGCTGTGAACTAGTAGAAATAGAAGAAAACACCCCCGGACCTcgttaagatattttaaatttgAGTGTGTACACTCAGCCAAATGATCATAGAATCCGTTATGACGGGCCAGCAGATGGATGGTGTTTCTGTAAGTGAATACAATGTGTAGAATGTTCTCACCTCAAGTAATCATGGAaccaaaaagggagaaaaaaatagtttaaaaaaaaaagaggttcaCCGCAGGTAAAGTCGTAAACAGCTTTtgagtggagggggagggacttAACGTTGGTTCTAGCCACACTTCTTGATATTTAAACAATCTGCTTGTGAGAGGGTTGGTAGAAGGCTTACCTAGCTCCACCTCTGTTGGAGTGCCGCTTCTCTGGAAACTCTCCTCCAGCGCCTTCAGCTGCTCGGATGACTTGCCCTTCACCCTCTCCAGCAGGGGAAACTGGTTGGGGACCGCTTTCTTTATGGGGGCGTCTTTTGGTGCTGGTGTCACCTCTGCTTTCACCAGCACTGGAGGTGGAGGAACACCTTCAAGAGACAGAGTGACTTGAGGACCAGAATATGGTGTTTTAATTCAAGGACAACACAGGCATGTTAGTAGGATTATGACGGTTGTAGTATTTCactatacattttttgtaaaaaaaatgaataaaataaaaaatattaaaaggtTCTTGAAGGCAAAAGGTATGTCTACTGCATTGCATGGTTTCCACCAACCAATGTAAAACATCAATATTCTAAATGCTATCCTTTTACTTTGTCATGTCATATCTAGTGGTTGTTTGCAGGTTGGTAATCTaggttttatttatgtttggTTAGAGCTGTGTTTGGGAGTTGGTTACATTTGAACACATCATAACAGCATCATAATTAACCTTTACCCAATACAATATTTTTCCTGATTACAGCTTAAGCGTACAACGAAGGATTCTTATTAATAACAGATGCCGCTCAGTTTGTACAAGCAGACAGCAGCACAACAAGGCAATGGACTGCTATTAAATGGGACGTGACATTCTCACAACCAAAAAAGGTCTACTAATCGCAGGTTGGCACACTACACTTTCCACAATTTTGCTTTCTCAGTATATGGTTTTCATAATAGCAGTTAAAAGCTatttatgaaaaacaaaatgtgcttATTTAAAATCTACAGAAAGATCATCAGTCATTGTCTTTtagcactgaccccccccccacctgtatCCATACCTTTCAGATTAAGTAGCCTCTGTTCACTGAACCACTTCTTTATCTCTCCTCTGGACAGCCCTGTGGTCTCGATCAGCCTGTAGATCTAGAACACAACAAGAaacagaaaatgagaaaatactTGGGAGGcttcagttaaaaaaagaaaaagctagtAGCAGAAAATGTAAAGCAGCTGCAAAAATCTCAATGCCAAACCTCCCTCGAGAATATCTGTATATGAACTTCTACACAAATAATGTCATTTCACTCACTTATTCTTACCTCATCTTCCTCAGGGAAAGGACACTGTGTGTAGCTGGACCTCAGCACGGATAACTGCTCTGCTGTTTTGTTGCGGTCAACTGTGAAACTCAGCACTTTGGCTGAGGCCAGCTTGGACGTGGCCATGGGCGCCGATATGGTTTGGATGATGGACGGTCGTTTACTCTCCGTGGCGATCGCCGGGGACGTCAGGGGGCGTTTAAGCGACTGCGCCACCTGGGGGTGAACATTATGGACACGGCGACCAGCTCAGATCACAAGTCTTTGTGATGGTACAAGTTAACGTTTGCGCCCGTGGTTTTGTACCTGGTTGGCCACGGTGAGGGCCAGCGGTGCACAGGTGACCGCTGAGCCGTTGGCTACGGGAGTCAGCACCAGGCTGGTCTGTCCCAGCAGGTGACAGGGGAGGGACTGCAAGACGGAGGCCGCAGACTGCATGGCTTTGGAGGATGCAGCGGGGGCAAACGAGTTGGCGGATTGGTGGTTGAGCTGAGGAGATACCACGGTGAAGGTCTGAGGCACAGAGGAGATTGTTCCGTTGAACATTTTCTTCCTGGCTTCTTCCACCTGTCGAAGAAGGAAAGCAATTGTTATACTTgcacgattaaaaaaaaaagaaacctcttcTCAACATCTgtgggggggcaaagggggggTGTCAAACATTGCTATATCGCCTACCTCCTCAGGTGACCAGCTAATGCCCTGTTTGAGCCTCTGCGTGGTAAACCACACTTTGATTTGCTCCTCCGGGTGTTTTGAGGCTGCAGTGAGCCAGGAGAGCTCGGCCTGCGTTGGGTAGGGGAACTTGTTGAAGGACGAGATGAGGGTCAGGTTGTCGTCGAGCGTGGGGTTGTATTTGGTTGTGTTGAGGGGCACTGCAATCTTGGGCACCTGAAATGATAACGTAAGCAATAAATGgcctttgtttttcaaaaagatgAAGTACTGTGGCCAGGTCTttagtacaaacacacacacacaaaatacactaTAATCCCTAATATTACTTAATAATGTACAAGGAAAATATTGCCGCTTATGTAGAAcatttgtatttccttgcaGTCATAACAGAGAAGGAATAGTTGACCCACTGGGTGTCCTACCTGGGTGTAGTTTACAGGGCGCTGTAGGGAAGGCATGATGTGAGAGAGGCCTTCTGCTTTGAGTAGACTCGACTCAGGGATGATGACCGTTCCGTTCACATTGACCGCTGTGATTGGCTTCTTGCCCAAATCCGTCCGTTTATTTTCCGCCGACATTATTTTTGGTTTACCGACCTTGACTGTGGTGGGTTTGCTGGGCGGCAGAGGGCCTAGTTCGTCCCCTTTGCCACAAACGGCACTCGGCGTGTTGTAGACGAACACGTTGTTACTGCAGCCCTCTATCGTCTGCTCTAGGATGGTCTGATTATTCATTTTGATGCGTTTGAATTTGAAGTTGCTCTCCCCTGGGTGACACCTCTCGTTGTGTTCTGTCAGCGTGTCAAACTTCTTTGTGTTGAAGTTACAGACAGCACACAGGTACAGCGGGTTGAGGATGACGTTGGGGTGGTTGGCGTCCACGTGTTCTTTAAAAGTGTTGAGGTTCTGTGTGGAGAAGGGGCAGTATTTACACTCGTAGCCCCCCTGCTGTCGACGCGGAGGCTTGGAAAGGTCTGGGGGCTCTGTTGCTGGTTCGTCTGGACCCGTGGGAGGATCCAAGGTCGTGCCCCCCAGGTCTAACTCGGTCTCTGTTGACAGATCTGCTTCCATAGGCTCCTCCTCGGCATGGTTCTCAGTTTTTGTCTGGAAGAAGGCAGTTGTCAGATGAAAACAACACTTGTAATGTAAAATGCATTTACATGTATCCCCTATATATGCGTCAAACACACGCATCAGTACATGCGTGTGTTTGCGTCACCTTGTAGATTTATGAACTAAATAACTTTGTAATCAGCACACTGACACATTTATCCGAGAGAATAAAGataatgattatgatgatgttTTAATAAGACAGAGTATACTCAATCTAGCCAATGTTCCTCATAAGAAACTACGGAACCATTTGTATTCAGTTCCTCCTATCACATCGACGAATGGACAGTGTACCTCCATGTCCTCCTCCGTGTCGTCATCCAGCTCCACCATGGTCCGCTCTGGTCGGATCATCAAGGGAGTGGAGGCTTTCCGTCGACTGGACATGATGATGGGTGCCGGGCTTTGTCTGGGCGAACAGCCGCCCTCAGTTAGTGGCTGAGCTCAGTCAGAGGTGATGTTAGGAAGGCTGAGGGGCCCAGGGTGCGGAATTGCAGGACTGCTATCGCGGAGTTGGTGCTGGAAAATCAGCTAATAGCCCGGAGGCCTGGCTTATCCTTGGGCTCTTTTATAGTAGGAGAGGACGTGAGCACAGGACCGTTCCTGGGGTGGGAGGGAGCAGCCAAGCAGTCTAAACAACAGCTTTCCCAGGGAGGAagatgagagaggaggacagtAAAGGGTGGAGCTCTGGTGGAGAAGTTACTGTTGTGGTGCCGTCTATGCTGAGCCTGCCGAGTGTCAGCTCCAAAGATGTCTGACCTCCTGGAACTTCATGACAGAAGGCTACCTGGATGCCAGAAAGAAGAGAACCAGGGTGTAAAAGCAGatcattacaaaaataaaataaacatttttattttggccATGTTGTTTGAAGACCCTTATTTTACCTACAACAGATTTTTGCTTGAATCAGCTGTCCATCAGATCAAAAATGATCAACGGCAAATTtatctactttttattttattacatttatagCACTTCGGTGACTTAAATATATTAGTTTGAATATGtgggcgatggtggcacatggagtagcgTAGTGCGCTGCGGGCCGCAAGGTTGTCGGTTCTAATACCGGCCGCCCCATGTGTcctgtcgaagtgtccctgagcaagacacctaacccctcaTTTTTTTCgcatgcaaaaatgtaatgaatgggttataatgcaatgtaagtcgctttggagaaaagcgttagcagctaaatgacatgtaatgtaatgattgtCAATATTAATTAAG is drawn from Pungitius pungitius chromosome 11, fPunPun2.1, whole genome shotgun sequence and contains these coding sequences:
- the zhx2a gene encoding zinc fingers and homeoboxes protein 2a; amino-acid sequence: MSSRRKASTPLMIRPERTMVELDDDTEEDMETKTENHAEEEPMEADLSTETELDLGGTTLDPPTGPDEPATEPPDLSKPPRRQQGGYECKYCPFSTQNLNTFKEHVDANHPNVILNPLYLCAVCNFNTKKFDTLTEHNERCHPGESNFKFKRIKMNNQTILEQTIEGCSNNVFVYNTPSAVCGKGDELGPLPPSKPTTVKVGKPKIMSAENKRTDLGKKPITAVNVNGTVIIPESSLLKAEGLSHIMPSLQRPVNYTQVPKIAVPLNTTKYNPTLDDNLTLISSFNKFPYPTQAELSWLTAASKHPEEQIKVWFTTQRLKQGISWSPEEVEEARKKMFNGTISSVPQTFTVVSPQLNHQSANSFAPAASSKAMQSAASVLQSLPCHLLGQTSLVLTPVANGSAVTCAPLALTVANQVAQSLKRPLTSPAIATESKRPSIIQTISAPMATSKLASAKVLSFTVDRNKTAEQLSVLRSSYTQCPFPEEDEIYRLIETTGLSRGEIKKWFSEQRLLNLKGVPPPPVLVKAEVTPAPKDAPIKKAVPNQFPLLERVKGKSSEQLKALEESFQRSGTPTEVELDLLAQETRLSKTEVDCWFSERRALRDNMEKALLAMSSKSKEDRADRPGALLNGASHREHGGKPLRSPSYPPALSSSSSSSSSPPVLAASSPHPPTLSSSASPPILTSSSSSSSPHPPILSASTSPAPITSRSLDLLREMFCRTRWPSPEEYSQLEVQTRLGRTDIVRWFKDHRSALKNGETLDWMERPNIVVQHRAGHEQNGKSSDKKQSVSLEVKTVKVEAGENTAAAADPSKLSDQDKVQWLTGRLAHSVTDLSRTRPDQTSSGTADKERWLQVTVAVGEEGEAGGERPTLATDSEVLSLEQPGRVTG